In Nicotiana tabacum cultivar K326 chromosome 19, ASM71507v2, whole genome shotgun sequence, one DNA window encodes the following:
- the LOC107768485 gene encoding small ribosomal subunit protein eS24z has product MADKAVTIRTRKFMTNRLLARKQFIIDVLHPGRANVSKAELKEKLARMYEVKDPNAIFVFKFRTHFGGGKSTGFGLIYDSVENAKKYEPKYRLIRNGLDTKVEKSRKQMKERKNRAKKVRGVKKTKAGDAKKK; this is encoded by the exons ATGGCGGACAAGGCAGTCACTATTCGTACCCGCAAGTTCATGACCAACAGGCTTCTCGCCAGGAAGCAATTC ATTATTGATGTACTTCATCCTGGAAGGGCCAATGTCTCAAAG GCTGAGCTGAAGGAGAAGTTGGCTAGGATGTATGAGGTGAAGGACCCAAATGCTATTTTTGTTTTCAAGTTCCGTACACACTTTGGAGGTGGGAAATCAACAGGATTTGGTCTGATTTATGATTCTGTTGAAAATGCCAAGAAATATGAGCCCAAGTATAGGCTCATCAGG AATGGGCTCGACACCAAGGTTGAGAAGTCTAGGAAACAAATGAAGGAAAGGAAGAACAGGGCCAAGAAGGTCCGAGGTGTAAAGAAG ACCAAGGCTGGTGATGCTAAGAAGAAATAA